The genomic region GCGTGGATCTGGCCAATATGGTGTTCGAAAACGCGGTCAATTTCGAGCTGCTTCAATCGAAGCCCTGGGCGCTGCCCTTGTTGCTCAGCTACGAGCGGCAGCTGGGCAAACGCACCAGCGTGGGCCTGGAGGCGCTGCTGAACGGTGGCAACTCCGAGCAGCGCCGGGGTGGCGGCGGGCTGCAGCTGCGCTACTACGCCGTGCCCAGCCGTCGGGTGTCGCCGCTGGCGGGCTTCTATGTGGCCCCCACGGTGTCGTACCGCAAGATTGGCTTCCAGGATGAGCGTATTCTGGCGGGCAAGCCCTACGCCACGGTGCGCGCCGCTGGGGCCGGTGTGTACGGCGGCTGGCAGGCTGGCACTCGCCCCAACGCTCACGGCCGGCGCCTGATTCTGGACGTAGCCGTGGGGGCCATGCACTGGATGCCCACCAGCACCACCTTCAATGGCGAGGCCGCCATGCCCAACACCTACGAATACCGTTGGACTCGCGCCCGCACCGCGCTGGATGCCCGCATTGGGCTGGGCGTGCAGTTCTAAGCCGCTACGCCGTAAGGGCATACAGCAGAATGTTCACCCCGAACTTGGTGTTGTCTTCGGCCAGGAAGCGCTTGTTGCGGAAGTCGTAGTCCCACTCGCAGCCGTAGTCTTTGTTGGAGTAGAGCACGCCCAGCCGGCCGTTGATTTCGATGCCTTTCAGGTAGTCGTGCACCAGGTCGTCGCCCCAGCCGTTGAGCTCGAAGGAGGTGGGCGGCGGACCCTCCGGGAACTGGAAAAACTGCGAGTAGATGGCGTGGGTTTTGGGGATTTTCTTCAGCGCCCCGGCTCCGAAACACTGCCGCATCTGCTCCTCAAAGCTGCGGGCAAAAAGCCCGTCGATGTCGTGGTTGCAGTCATCCACGAACACGAAGCCGCCGTTGCGCACGTACTGGGTGAAGTTCTTTTTCTCCGCGGCCGAGAACTGCACCAGCCGGTGCCCCGACAGATAGCAGAACGGGTAGCGAAATAGCTCCGCCGAGTCGAGGGCCACTACTTTTTCCTTTTGCACCACCGGTACTTCGGTGTACTGAATCAGGGAGTGGAGCAGGTTGGTGGGCATCCGCTCGTCCACGCCGTTCCAGTCGCCGGAGCGGTATTGCAGGCGCACAAAGGTGAAGGGAGCGGGCATTTATTGGGGGTGATGAGGTGATGAGGTGAAGGGTGACAGGTTTTTCGGCTGACAACAGCTACAGACGCGGCAGCGGCCGGAAGGTGGCTTCGGCGGCAAAATACGGCTGGTGCGGCGCCGGAATGCTTTGCTGCGGAAAGTTATGCGCCCGGCACGTAGGCCTGGGGCACGCAATTTGCGTTAAAGGCTTCTGCACCAATAATCTGACCTGCGCTATGAAAAC from Hymenobacter canadensis harbors:
- a CDS encoding DUF4159 domain-containing protein; this encodes MPAPFTFVRLQYRSGDWNGVDERMPTNLLHSLIQYTEVPVVQKEKVVALDSAELFRYPFCYLSGHRLVQFSAAEKKNFTQYVRNGGFVFVDDCNHDIDGLFARSFEEQMRQCFGAGALKKIPKTHAIYSQFFQFPEGPPPTSFELNGWGDDLVHDYLKGIEINGRLGVLYSNKDYGCEWDYDFRNKRFLAEDNTKFGVNILLYALTA